A stretch of DNA from Saccharomycodes ludwigii strain NBRC 1722 chromosome I, whole genome shotgun sequence:
ACGGGAAAAAATTGAGAGGTTTTTGGCAGAGAATAATTCTCAACTTTCAAATGAAGAAATCAATGAAATAAGGAATAAAGCTATTCCAGTAAATGCTGCGGAAGAGTTACAATTAATCACTTTATATGcacaaaaaatacaattgTTTGGCAATAAATTGAGGTTGCCCACAGAAGTAGTGGCTACCGCtgtatgtttttttaagaaattttatttagaaaCGTCGGTGATGGAAATTCATCCAAAAGAAATGTTTTTCacatgtttattttttgcatGCAAATCAGAAAATTATTTCATTGGTATAGATTCTTTTGCGAGTAAAGTgaaaaaaccaaaagaTTCCATTCTCAAACACGAATTTAGACTATTAGAAGGTTTGAAATTTACTTTGATGAATCACCATCCATATAAGGCATTGCATGGGTTTTTCCTTGATATTCAGATGGtattgatgaaaaaagTAGATTTGAACTACTTAGGCAAAGTTTATGAAAATTGCAAAAATATGTTAAATGCGTCCTTGTTAACAGAGACTATGTATCATTATACACCGCCTCAAATTACCTTGGCAGTTTTATTAACAGAAGACGAGGCTTTGTGTTTAAAGTACCTTGAAGTGAAATTTCCAAAAACCGCAGAATCTTCAAACAGTGTGGGCTTATATGAAAAAGTAGTAAAAATTATAAGAGAATGCCAAAAAGATTTGAGCGTCTCATATATTCCTTCTAAAGAGGTGGCTGTTAATATAGCAGCTAAAGTTCATTACTGCGATGATCCAATGGTTGTGGTAAAAAGACTGAAACGGAAAAGAGATcaacaagaagaaaatgcCACCTCTATAGATAAGCAACAGAAAAGTTCCTAATTTCACTTCATAATCATTAAAACGTATATAAAtgcattttcttttttttttttttttttgcatgaaaaaaagcatttctaggtccaaaaaaaaaaaaaaaaaaaaaaaaaacaaaacaaaaaggaaaaaggataGATCAAGTTACAAAATTATGTGCTTCAACATTCTTTAGCTGAGtcatataatataaatttattgtttttggatCGCAGTtcatatacatataaacataaaataaTCTATTTACATCAATTGTTATCTTCGTCTTTTCtaatctttcttttcttattattttttatttttatttttacttttacttttatttttatttttatttttatttttttattttcctcttttcttGTCTACAGagtaaattataatatcaGAGCATAtttaaacaataatttgttccgttaaaatttaaaacacaATATTAAAGGTAGAAACGACAAAATGAGAAGCATCTTTCGAAATTCGCTCAGAAGAAGGGAAAAGGCAGACACATCATATTGGAGCTGGTAAAGATttatctatatttttacGTTCGTCGTTATCCGGACCATCTATAACCTTGTTTGTTGAATATTTAATTCTATTTAACGGCTCACCTCTACAAACTCTTTCGATTTCTGCTCTATCCAACGTTTCATATTCCATTAAACCTTGTGCTAACCTGTGTAActcatcatttttttcctccAACAACTTTCTGGATCTCTCTTCAGAGTCTTTTAGCAAATCAACAACTTCTTGATCAGCAACATCACGGATCTTACCAGACCAGGTTTCCCATTTATCAGATAAGTTAACCGGGCCAACTCGCTCACTCATACCATATTGAGTAACCATAGCCCTAGCCATACCAGTCGCACCTTGTAAATCGGAACCACAACCGGAAGTAGTGTGCTCTTTGCCATATATTAGTTCTTCCGCAATCTTACCACCCATGCAAACATCTAATCTGGCTTTACATTCCTTCTTAGTAATATCAACTTTATCCATCTCCGGTAATTGAAATGTTATACCTAATGCTCTGCCTCTTGGCAAAATCGTAGCTTTATACAAAGAAGTGGCACCTGGAGTATACAGAGCCATAATAGCATGACCAGCTTCATGGTAAGCAGTAGCTTTCCTGGTAGCCTCGGTTAAAACCATAGTCTTTCTTTCAGCACCCATTAAAATCTTATCTTTGGCCCACTCAAAATGGTTCATATCAACAGCAATTGCATTCTTCTGACATGCATAAACGGCAGCTTGGTTAACTAAGTTCATCAATTCAGCACCACTTAACCCTGGAGTACCACGTGCCAAAATTTCTGGATCCACATCTGGTGCCAATGTGACTTTTTTCATGTGATGTCTTAAAATGTCGGCACGGCCACGGACATCTGGCAAGTCCACATTGACAACCTTGTCAAATCTACCAGGTCTAGTTAAAGCCTTATCCAAGGATTCAGGAAAATTGGTGGCACCGATAATTATTATGCCACTTGTTTGAGAAAACCCATCTAATTCAACTAACAACTGATTTAAAGTTTGTTTGGCGTAAGCCTGATCCTTAGGATTACGCTTGCCACCAATGGCATCCAACtcatcaataaaaatgatagcGGGAGAACGAGCACGTGCTTGCGAAAATAACTCACGAATACGCTTGGCACCAACGCCTACGTAAACTTCATCAAATTCAGAACCagacataaaaaaaaaatcaacacCCGCTTCACCAGCAGTAGCTCTTGCTAATAAAGTTTTACCGGTACCTGGT
This window harbors:
- the CCL1 gene encoding TFIIH complex kinase subunit CCL1 (similar to Saccharomyces cerevisiae YPR025C | CCL1 | cyclin associated with protein kinase Kin28p) is translated as MINTTTHNPTEKEAVPDNTSKMPLPTPTVSTPPEPPAIKRISDDDLFRSSSQYRIWSFTKEQLKEKREQLSSKVSALVREKIERFLAENNSQLSNEEINEIRNKAIPVNAAEELQLITLYAQKIQLFGNKLRLPTEVVATAVCFFKKFYLETSVMEIHPKEMFFTCLFFACKSENYFIGIDSFASKVKKPKDSILKHEFRLLEGLKFTLMNHHPYKALHGFFLDIQMVLMKKVDLNYLGKVYENCKNMLNASLLTETMYHYTPPQITLAVLLTEDEALCLKYLEVKFPKTAESSNSVGLYEKVVKIIRECQKDLSVSYIPSKEVAVNIAAKVHYCDDPMVVVKRLKRKRDQQEENATSIDKQQKSS
- the YME1 gene encoding i-AAA protease YME1 (similar to Saccharomyces cerevisiae YPR024W | YME1 | Yeast Mitochondrial Escape) — encoded protein: MNSRILTSYIKATVKPSLALRSNLTLILSSKCLYSSISFNKVKRLNNIHFFINHYRFYSNQQNPSNEKGEPITSKPKEETTNASSTSALHAVLAEREQEANQHFNDPNIQAGFYRLLMNSGYPQYVVSRFETPGIASSPECTTIYIKALEETGKHVQAESVKQTLAANNGAGTNTGNTTSTASPSAPYVMNTHIGTPKEPVHVIITESTATIVSRWIRWLVIFGLLTYGVSEGFKYITENTSLLKSSEVADKSVDVTKTTVKFDDVRGCDEARAELEEIVDFLKDPAKYEALGGKLPKGVLLTGPPGTGKTLLARATAGEAGVDFFFMSGSEFDEVYVGVGAKRIRELFSQARARSPAIIFIDELDAIGGKRNPKDQAYAKQTLNQLLVELDGFSQTSGIIIIGATNFPESLDKALTRPGRFDKVVNVDLPDVRGRADILRHHMKKVTLAPDVDPEILARGTPGLSGAELMNLVNQAAVYACQKNAIAVDMNHFEWAKDKILMGAERKTMVLTEATRKATAYHEAGHAIMALYTPGATSLYKATILPRGRALGITFQLPEMDKVDITKKECKARLDVCMGGKIAEELIYGKEHTTSGCGSDLQGATGMARAMVTQYGMSERVGPVNLSDKWETWSGKIRDVADQEVVDLLKDSEERSRKLLEEKNDELHRLAQGLMEYETLDRAEIERVCRGEPLNRIKYSTNKVIDGPDNDERKNIDKSLPAPI